Proteins co-encoded in one Accipiter gentilis chromosome 33, bAccGen1.1, whole genome shotgun sequence genomic window:
- the AP5Z1 gene encoding AP-5 complex subunit zeta-1 isoform X1, which yields MFTAAAESFLKQAREIREEELQRFASRVAAVLQGPELGPEAADCLQRLHLTVAATKYPRKLDGEFVELLQTVLCSSKCPEQIQVLCAAILREMSPCNDLILSCDEIQDTKLLSLVSSVLLAQGNKKAEVSAVGQRIVKVLERRLPEGQSARYLLPVLSNVISLSPESLTEEQTNVVSKKMADWLRYASIHQGVAQPSGGFFSNPRTRQPGPVTEVDGAIATDFFTVLSVGQYYTQDQWLNVQAFSMLRNWLLCYGSKTPNSEDKSGMDRSVTSMVSTTSTSSRLLPPKERLREKAFEYCQRLIEQSNRRPLKKDDGDLQKACLIEAVTIMDIICKQDSSYVYRAVSFLKILHGRICGDATYARALLPIAQFFLNHTMCCVLPGKMAAVDSDAIYKHLFTDIPAQLFHNPSLAFEFVQFCKDNSQLFTETSSIFRQSFPNLFKFLAWNSPPLISEFVDLLPFLLDAGTAIEIFHLLLDLPCLTAALDVQLRSGALPTSERAAIDPAVKPATCLEAFRHPLYKSMFQYLLRTKSAPEDAPERLIPLRQLLGSLASSSRVVQCAETVPVLLELFFRVVAEFADGPLINQLVVLLLHRSDQLYEIPAFKDDVYRVLSSQLVMLCKLHPALVVELSTEILEFSGTVSNIQNKEAIFTHMVWAVGEYMSVSYDKRCTVEQISRFFETLEAVLFEITQLRPLASTPSYAPRAISVLMATLTKLAARSQDLIPRVSMFLSKMRTFVQSPAVTSVYCEEDLEEILIRATELMNLLKMPSVAQFVFTPPVDVASTRFQREVNDSLPFALRIVTRLLEPTPGFMPG from the exons ATGTTCACGGCGGCGGCCGAGAGTTTCCTCAAGCAGGCGAG GGAGATCCGGGAGGAGGAGCTGCAAAGATTCGCCTCCCGAGTCGCCGCCGTCCTGCAGGGCCCGGAGCTGGGCCCCGAGGCCGCGGACTGTCTCCAGAGGCTGCACCTCACCGTCGCCGCCACCAAGTACCCCCGCAA GCTCGATGGCGAGTTTGTGGAACTGTTGCAGACAGTGCTGTGTTCATCCAAGTGCCCTGAGCAGATTCAGGTGTTATGTGCTGCCATCCTGAGAGAGATGTCACCTTGCAATGATCTCATCCTCTCCTGTGATGAGATTCAAGATACAAAGCTCTTGAGCCTGGTATCCTCCGTTCTTTTGGCTCAG ggaaataagAAGGCTGAAGTGTCTGCTGTGGGGCAGCGTATTGTAAAAGTCCTTGAAAGAAGGCTGCCTGAGGGTCAGAGTGCTCGGTACCTTCTTCCTGTCCTGTCAAATGTCATCAGTCTTTCACCAGAATCTCTAACTGAAG AGCAGACCAATGTAGTCAGTAAAAAGATGGCTGACTGGCTGAGGTATGCGAGTATTCATCAAGGAGTCGCTCAACCCTCTGGAGGCTTCTTCTCCAATCCCAGAACCAGACAG CCTGGTCCTGTCACAGAGGTGGATGGTGCCATTGCCACAGACTTCTTTACGGTGCTCTCAGTGGGTCAGTACTACACACAGGACCAGTGGCTCAATGTGCAAGCCTTCTCCATGCTGAGAAATTGGCTGCTGTGCTATGGGAGCAAGACCCCTAATTCAG AAGACAAATCAGGAATGGACAGGTCTGTTACGTCCATGGTCTCAACTACGTCCACATCTAGTCGCCTGCTTCCCCCAAAGGAGCGTCTGCGGGAGAAAGCCTTCGAGTACTGCCAGCGGCTTATTGAGCAGAGCAACCGCC GACCCCTGAAGAAAGATGATGGAGACCTGCAGAAAGCT tgtCTCATTGAGGCGGTGACAATCATGGACATCATCTGCAAACAGGACTCCTCCTACGTGTACCGCGCAGTCTCCTTCCTGAAAATCCTGCACGGCAGAATCTGTGGGGATGCCACTTATGCCAGGGCATTACTGCCCATTGCCCAGTTCTTCCTGAACCACA CAATGTGCTGTGTCCTCCCAGGCAAAATGGCAGCTGTGGACTCTGATGCAATCTACAAACACTTATTCACTGATATCCCGGCTCAGCTCTTCCACAACCCATCACTGGCCTTCGAATTTGTCCAGTTCTGCAAAGACAACAGCCAGCTCTTCACCGAGACCTCCAGCATATTCAGGCAGAGCTTCCCAAATCTCTTCAAG TTCCTGGCATGGAACAGCCCACCCCTTATCTCTGAGTTTGTGGACCTTCTCCCATTTCTGCTGGATGCAGGCACAGCCATTGAGATCTTCCATTTGCTGCTTGACCTGCCCTGTTTGACAGCAGCTCTGGATGTCCAGCTGAG GTCAGGTGCTCTTCCTACCTCTGAGAGGGCTGCCATCGACCCAGCTGTGAAGCCGGCCACCTGTCTGGAAGCCTTTCGCCATCCACTCTACAAGAGCATGTTCCAGTATCTCCTCCGCACCAAGTCTGCTCCCGAGGATGCCCCAGAGAG GCTGATTCCACTTCGGCAGCTGCTGGGatccctggccagcagctcaaGAGTCGTGCAATGTGCAGAGACTGTCCCTGTCTTACTGGAGCTCTTTTTCAGGGTGGTGGCAGAG TTTGCAGATGGGCCACTGATAAACcagctggtggtgctgctgctgcatagGAGTGACCAGCTTTATGAGATCCCAGCATTTAAAGATGATGTGTACAG GGTGCTGAGCTCGCAGCTGGTGATGCTCTGCAAGCTGCACCCTGCACTCGTCGTGGAACTGTCCACAGAGATTCTGGAGTTCTCAGGAACAGTCAGCAACATCCAGAACAAGGAGGCTATCTTCACCCACATG GTCTGGGCTGTTGGAGAGTACATGTCTGTGTCCTATGACAAGCGCTGCACTGTGGAGCAAATCAGCCGGTTCTTTGAGACTCTAGAGGCCGTGCTATTTGAAATCACCCAGCTCCGACCACTGGCCAGCACCCCCAGCTACGCACCTCGTGCCATCAGTGTCCTTATGGCCACCTTGACCAAGTTGGCAGCTCGCAGTCAGGACTTGATCCCCAG AGTGTCCATGTTCCTGTCCAAGATGAGGACATTTGTGCAGAGCCCTGCTGTCACCTCTGTTTACTGCGAGGAGGACCTTGAGGAGATCCTTATCCGCGCAACTGAGCTTATGAACCTACTGAAAATGCCAAGCGTGGCACAGTTTGTGTTCACGCCGCCTGTAGACGTGGCCAGTACACGGTTTCAGAGGGAGGTGAATGACTCCCTCCCTTTTGCCCTGAGGATAGTCACCCGTCTCCTAGAGCCAACACCTGGCTTCATGCCAGGGTGA
- the AP5Z1 gene encoding AP-5 complex subunit zeta-1 isoform X3: MFTAAAESFLKQARLDGEFVELLQTVLCSSKCPEQIQVLCAAILREMSPCNDLILSCDEIQDTKLLSLVSSVLLAQGNKKAEVSAVGQRIVKVLERRLPEGQSARYLLPVLSNVISLSPESLTEEQTNVVSKKMADWLRYASIHQGVAQPSGGFFSNPRTRQPGPVTEVDGAIATDFFTVLSVGQYYTQDQWLNVQAFSMLRNWLLCYGSKTPNSEDKSGMDRSVTSMVSTTSTSSRLLPPKERLREKAFEYCQRLIEQSNRRPLKKDDGDLQKACLIEAVTIMDIICKQDSSYVYRAVSFLKILHGRICGDATYARALLPIAQFFLNHTMCCVLPGKMAAVDSDAIYKHLFTDIPAQLFHNPSLAFEFVQFCKDNSQLFTETSSIFRQSFPNLFKFLAWNSPPLISEFVDLLPFLLDAGTAIEIFHLLLDLPCLTAALDVQLRSGALPTSERAAIDPAVKPATCLEAFRHPLYKSMFQYLLRTKSAPEDAPERLIPLRQLLGSLASSSRVVQCAETVPVLLELFFRVVAEFADGPLINQLVVLLLHRSDQLYEIPAFKDDVYRVLSSQLVMLCKLHPALVVELSTEILEFSGTVSNIQNKEAIFTHMVWAVGEYMSVSYDKRCTVEQISRFFETLEAVLFEITQLRPLASTPSYAPRAISVLMATLTKLAARSQDLIPRVSMFLSKMRTFVQSPAVTSVYCEEDLEEILIRATELMNLLKMPSVAQFVFTPPVDVASTRFQREVNDSLPFALRIVTRLLEPTPGFMPG; encoded by the exons ATGTTCACGGCGGCGGCCGAGAGTTTCCTCAAGCAGGCGAG GCTCGATGGCGAGTTTGTGGAACTGTTGCAGACAGTGCTGTGTTCATCCAAGTGCCCTGAGCAGATTCAGGTGTTATGTGCTGCCATCCTGAGAGAGATGTCACCTTGCAATGATCTCATCCTCTCCTGTGATGAGATTCAAGATACAAAGCTCTTGAGCCTGGTATCCTCCGTTCTTTTGGCTCAG ggaaataagAAGGCTGAAGTGTCTGCTGTGGGGCAGCGTATTGTAAAAGTCCTTGAAAGAAGGCTGCCTGAGGGTCAGAGTGCTCGGTACCTTCTTCCTGTCCTGTCAAATGTCATCAGTCTTTCACCAGAATCTCTAACTGAAG AGCAGACCAATGTAGTCAGTAAAAAGATGGCTGACTGGCTGAGGTATGCGAGTATTCATCAAGGAGTCGCTCAACCCTCTGGAGGCTTCTTCTCCAATCCCAGAACCAGACAG CCTGGTCCTGTCACAGAGGTGGATGGTGCCATTGCCACAGACTTCTTTACGGTGCTCTCAGTGGGTCAGTACTACACACAGGACCAGTGGCTCAATGTGCAAGCCTTCTCCATGCTGAGAAATTGGCTGCTGTGCTATGGGAGCAAGACCCCTAATTCAG AAGACAAATCAGGAATGGACAGGTCTGTTACGTCCATGGTCTCAACTACGTCCACATCTAGTCGCCTGCTTCCCCCAAAGGAGCGTCTGCGGGAGAAAGCCTTCGAGTACTGCCAGCGGCTTATTGAGCAGAGCAACCGCC GACCCCTGAAGAAAGATGATGGAGACCTGCAGAAAGCT tgtCTCATTGAGGCGGTGACAATCATGGACATCATCTGCAAACAGGACTCCTCCTACGTGTACCGCGCAGTCTCCTTCCTGAAAATCCTGCACGGCAGAATCTGTGGGGATGCCACTTATGCCAGGGCATTACTGCCCATTGCCCAGTTCTTCCTGAACCACA CAATGTGCTGTGTCCTCCCAGGCAAAATGGCAGCTGTGGACTCTGATGCAATCTACAAACACTTATTCACTGATATCCCGGCTCAGCTCTTCCACAACCCATCACTGGCCTTCGAATTTGTCCAGTTCTGCAAAGACAACAGCCAGCTCTTCACCGAGACCTCCAGCATATTCAGGCAGAGCTTCCCAAATCTCTTCAAG TTCCTGGCATGGAACAGCCCACCCCTTATCTCTGAGTTTGTGGACCTTCTCCCATTTCTGCTGGATGCAGGCACAGCCATTGAGATCTTCCATTTGCTGCTTGACCTGCCCTGTTTGACAGCAGCTCTGGATGTCCAGCTGAG GTCAGGTGCTCTTCCTACCTCTGAGAGGGCTGCCATCGACCCAGCTGTGAAGCCGGCCACCTGTCTGGAAGCCTTTCGCCATCCACTCTACAAGAGCATGTTCCAGTATCTCCTCCGCACCAAGTCTGCTCCCGAGGATGCCCCAGAGAG GCTGATTCCACTTCGGCAGCTGCTGGGatccctggccagcagctcaaGAGTCGTGCAATGTGCAGAGACTGTCCCTGTCTTACTGGAGCTCTTTTTCAGGGTGGTGGCAGAG TTTGCAGATGGGCCACTGATAAACcagctggtggtgctgctgctgcatagGAGTGACCAGCTTTATGAGATCCCAGCATTTAAAGATGATGTGTACAG GGTGCTGAGCTCGCAGCTGGTGATGCTCTGCAAGCTGCACCCTGCACTCGTCGTGGAACTGTCCACAGAGATTCTGGAGTTCTCAGGAACAGTCAGCAACATCCAGAACAAGGAGGCTATCTTCACCCACATG GTCTGGGCTGTTGGAGAGTACATGTCTGTGTCCTATGACAAGCGCTGCACTGTGGAGCAAATCAGCCGGTTCTTTGAGACTCTAGAGGCCGTGCTATTTGAAATCACCCAGCTCCGACCACTGGCCAGCACCCCCAGCTACGCACCTCGTGCCATCAGTGTCCTTATGGCCACCTTGACCAAGTTGGCAGCTCGCAGTCAGGACTTGATCCCCAG AGTGTCCATGTTCCTGTCCAAGATGAGGACATTTGTGCAGAGCCCTGCTGTCACCTCTGTTTACTGCGAGGAGGACCTTGAGGAGATCCTTATCCGCGCAACTGAGCTTATGAACCTACTGAAAATGCCAAGCGTGGCACAGTTTGTGTTCACGCCGCCTGTAGACGTGGCCAGTACACGGTTTCAGAGGGAGGTGAATGACTCCCTCCCTTTTGCCCTGAGGATAGTCACCCGTCTCCTAGAGCCAACACCTGGCTTCATGCCAGGGTGA
- the AP5Z1 gene encoding AP-5 complex subunit zeta-1 isoform X2: MFTAAAESFLKQAREIREEELQRFASRVAAVLQGPELGPEAADCLQRLHLTVAATKYPRKLDGEFVELLQTVLCSSKCPEQIQVLCAAILREMSPCNDLILSCDEIQDTKLLSLVSSVLLAQGNKKAEVSAVGQRIVKVLERRLPEGQSARYLLPVLSNVISLSPESLTEEQTNVVSKKMADWLRYASIHQGVAQPSGGFFSNPRTRQPGPVTEVDGAIATDFFTVLSVGQYYTQDQWLNVQAFSMLRNWLLCYGSKTPNSEDKSGMDRSVTSMVSTTSTSSRLLPPKERLREKAFEYCQRLIEQSNRRPLKKDDGDLQKACLIEAVTIMDIICKQDSSYVYRAVSFLKILHGRICGDATYARALLPIAQFFLNHSKMAAVDSDAIYKHLFTDIPAQLFHNPSLAFEFVQFCKDNSQLFTETSSIFRQSFPNLFKFLAWNSPPLISEFVDLLPFLLDAGTAIEIFHLLLDLPCLTAALDVQLRSGALPTSERAAIDPAVKPATCLEAFRHPLYKSMFQYLLRTKSAPEDAPERLIPLRQLLGSLASSSRVVQCAETVPVLLELFFRVVAEFADGPLINQLVVLLLHRSDQLYEIPAFKDDVYRVLSSQLVMLCKLHPALVVELSTEILEFSGTVSNIQNKEAIFTHMVWAVGEYMSVSYDKRCTVEQISRFFETLEAVLFEITQLRPLASTPSYAPRAISVLMATLTKLAARSQDLIPRVSMFLSKMRTFVQSPAVTSVYCEEDLEEILIRATELMNLLKMPSVAQFVFTPPVDVASTRFQREVNDSLPFALRIVTRLLEPTPGFMPG, translated from the exons ATGTTCACGGCGGCGGCCGAGAGTTTCCTCAAGCAGGCGAG GGAGATCCGGGAGGAGGAGCTGCAAAGATTCGCCTCCCGAGTCGCCGCCGTCCTGCAGGGCCCGGAGCTGGGCCCCGAGGCCGCGGACTGTCTCCAGAGGCTGCACCTCACCGTCGCCGCCACCAAGTACCCCCGCAA GCTCGATGGCGAGTTTGTGGAACTGTTGCAGACAGTGCTGTGTTCATCCAAGTGCCCTGAGCAGATTCAGGTGTTATGTGCTGCCATCCTGAGAGAGATGTCACCTTGCAATGATCTCATCCTCTCCTGTGATGAGATTCAAGATACAAAGCTCTTGAGCCTGGTATCCTCCGTTCTTTTGGCTCAG ggaaataagAAGGCTGAAGTGTCTGCTGTGGGGCAGCGTATTGTAAAAGTCCTTGAAAGAAGGCTGCCTGAGGGTCAGAGTGCTCGGTACCTTCTTCCTGTCCTGTCAAATGTCATCAGTCTTTCACCAGAATCTCTAACTGAAG AGCAGACCAATGTAGTCAGTAAAAAGATGGCTGACTGGCTGAGGTATGCGAGTATTCATCAAGGAGTCGCTCAACCCTCTGGAGGCTTCTTCTCCAATCCCAGAACCAGACAG CCTGGTCCTGTCACAGAGGTGGATGGTGCCATTGCCACAGACTTCTTTACGGTGCTCTCAGTGGGTCAGTACTACACACAGGACCAGTGGCTCAATGTGCAAGCCTTCTCCATGCTGAGAAATTGGCTGCTGTGCTATGGGAGCAAGACCCCTAATTCAG AAGACAAATCAGGAATGGACAGGTCTGTTACGTCCATGGTCTCAACTACGTCCACATCTAGTCGCCTGCTTCCCCCAAAGGAGCGTCTGCGGGAGAAAGCCTTCGAGTACTGCCAGCGGCTTATTGAGCAGAGCAACCGCC GACCCCTGAAGAAAGATGATGGAGACCTGCAGAAAGCT tgtCTCATTGAGGCGGTGACAATCATGGACATCATCTGCAAACAGGACTCCTCCTACGTGTACCGCGCAGTCTCCTTCCTGAAAATCCTGCACGGCAGAATCTGTGGGGATGCCACTTATGCCAGGGCATTACTGCCCATTGCCCAGTTCTTCCTGAACCACA GCAAAATGGCAGCTGTGGACTCTGATGCAATCTACAAACACTTATTCACTGATATCCCGGCTCAGCTCTTCCACAACCCATCACTGGCCTTCGAATTTGTCCAGTTCTGCAAAGACAACAGCCAGCTCTTCACCGAGACCTCCAGCATATTCAGGCAGAGCTTCCCAAATCTCTTCAAG TTCCTGGCATGGAACAGCCCACCCCTTATCTCTGAGTTTGTGGACCTTCTCCCATTTCTGCTGGATGCAGGCACAGCCATTGAGATCTTCCATTTGCTGCTTGACCTGCCCTGTTTGACAGCAGCTCTGGATGTCCAGCTGAG GTCAGGTGCTCTTCCTACCTCTGAGAGGGCTGCCATCGACCCAGCTGTGAAGCCGGCCACCTGTCTGGAAGCCTTTCGCCATCCACTCTACAAGAGCATGTTCCAGTATCTCCTCCGCACCAAGTCTGCTCCCGAGGATGCCCCAGAGAG GCTGATTCCACTTCGGCAGCTGCTGGGatccctggccagcagctcaaGAGTCGTGCAATGTGCAGAGACTGTCCCTGTCTTACTGGAGCTCTTTTTCAGGGTGGTGGCAGAG TTTGCAGATGGGCCACTGATAAACcagctggtggtgctgctgctgcatagGAGTGACCAGCTTTATGAGATCCCAGCATTTAAAGATGATGTGTACAG GGTGCTGAGCTCGCAGCTGGTGATGCTCTGCAAGCTGCACCCTGCACTCGTCGTGGAACTGTCCACAGAGATTCTGGAGTTCTCAGGAACAGTCAGCAACATCCAGAACAAGGAGGCTATCTTCACCCACATG GTCTGGGCTGTTGGAGAGTACATGTCTGTGTCCTATGACAAGCGCTGCACTGTGGAGCAAATCAGCCGGTTCTTTGAGACTCTAGAGGCCGTGCTATTTGAAATCACCCAGCTCCGACCACTGGCCAGCACCCCCAGCTACGCACCTCGTGCCATCAGTGTCCTTATGGCCACCTTGACCAAGTTGGCAGCTCGCAGTCAGGACTTGATCCCCAG AGTGTCCATGTTCCTGTCCAAGATGAGGACATTTGTGCAGAGCCCTGCTGTCACCTCTGTTTACTGCGAGGAGGACCTTGAGGAGATCCTTATCCGCGCAACTGAGCTTATGAACCTACTGAAAATGCCAAGCGTGGCACAGTTTGTGTTCACGCCGCCTGTAGACGTGGCCAGTACACGGTTTCAGAGGGAGGTGAATGACTCCCTCCCTTTTGCCCTGAGGATAGTCACCCGTCTCCTAGAGCCAACACCTGGCTTCATGCCAGGGTGA